From the genome of Sphingobacteriales bacterium:
GGTGTCATCAATTCAGGCATTTGCAATTCGTTGAAATCATTTTTGCCTGAACCGTCACATTCACCCACATACATGTGTACTGTGTAAATATATTCCATTCCGTTGTTGTCAATGGCAGTTACGGTCAAGTGTTCTGTCAAATCAACATAGCCGGGTAAAGCAATATAGCGGAATGTATTTTCATCTATAATATCAATACTGCAAGGATAGATAGACTCAATATCTACGATATGTAAGTTTAATCCGCAGAAATTAACATTCACATAAATAGGTGTCATCGGTGCTACACACTCGTCAAACTCGGTTTGGCAATCTACCGCTACACTGATAGTACCAGTAGCCGTTCCATCATTGCCGTCACAGATTGTGTAGTTGAATGTTTCTGTACCAGAGAATCCATTATCCGGTGTATATACTACTTCACCATTTACAACACTTACTGTTCCGTGTGTCGGATCTTGTACATTGCAAATTGTCAAGTTATCACCGTCAGGATCTACATCGTTGCCTAAGATGTCTATCGTTACTAATGTACCTCCCTGAGTAGAAGCGTTATCATTGCTAGTAATAGGATTGTGGTTTTCATTATCAAATTCTTCACAATCTTCTACAACATTGACATAGTAAGTAATAATATCCTCTGTACCGCTAGTGCCCACCGCTTTGATAGTCAAGGTATCTATACCTACATAACCAGGTGTAGCTACATAGCGTACACAAGAGTCGCTTAAAATATGGATACTGCATTGATAAGCTGAATTGGTCAGAAGCGTGATAGAATAGGCTTCGTTATCAAATTCACAGAACTCAGGGCAGATAACCAATATATTGAAGGCATCAGCGCATAATGAAACCGGAGTGTTAGTGCAATCACCGCCGTCACCATTACAATCTACTGTGCTTGTTACAGGCAACGTGATGCTGCTCGCTTCATAATCACAAGCATCTAATGGATCTGTGCCGTCTGTTGTTTCATCTCCGTTCGTTACACCGTCTCCATCGCAATCTGCCGCAGTCCAAGATGCACTTGCATTCGCAGGTACTTGGCTGCTGCTGTAAATACATGGGTTCGTGTCGTTCGGATCTGTGTCGTCACCATCACCATCGCCGTCGGTATCATCGCTGCCACCGCCATTACAATCTACTGTACTTGTTACAGGTAACGTGATGCTGCCTGATTCATAATCACAAGCATCTAATGGAT
Proteins encoded in this window:
- a CDS encoding cadherin-like domain-containing protein codes for the protein MAVAAMIPTAMVMVTTQIRNDTNPCIYSNNQVPANASASWNAADCDGDGVTNGDETTDGTDPLDACDYESGSITLPVTSTVDCNGGGSDDTDGDGDGDDTDPNDTNPCIYSSSQVPANASASWTASDCDGDGVTNGDEITDGTDPLDACDYESGSITLPVTSTVDCNGGGSDDTDGDGDDDDTDPNDTNPCIYSNNQVPANASASWNAADCDGDGVTNGDETTDGTDPLDACDYESGSITLPVTSTVDCNGGGSDDTDGDGDGDDTDPNDTNPCIYSSSQVPANASASWTAADCDGDGVTNGDETTDGTDPLDACDYEASSITLPVTSTVDCNGDGGDCTNTPVSLCADAFNILVICPEFCEFDNEAYSITLLTNSAYQCSIHILSDSCVRYVATPGYVGIDTLTIKAVGTSGTEDIITYYVNVVEDCEEFDNENHNPITSNDNASTQGGTLVTIDILGNDVDPDGDNLTICNVQDPTHGTVSVVNGEVVYTPDNGFSGTETFNYTICDGNDGTATGTISVAVDCQTEFDECVAPMTPIYVNVNFCGLNLHIVDIESIYPCSIDIIDENTFRYIALPGYVDLTEHLTVTAIDNNGMEYIYTVHMYVGECDGSGKNDFNELQMPELMTPDTDTNGFNLDELNGLDIQDAQIAVYNVNGQIVYQNAAFNINNFNRIAFLNEMNLPNGIYVYQMLINTREQGTIQRTGYLPVIK